ATGCAGCTCTGTTATCTCATCtaaaacacacacagtcagctctgctatgtatgctcctccccttggttcaagaccttatcttatctgtagcttgtacagTAAGTCTTTGCACGTTCGCTTGCccgcaggaagtgcctgtgtctgagttggtcttgtaatgcaagggAAGGGGCAGGAggtagagagcactgcagtgtgcagataagagaagctatcaGATTCATGTTGGCTGAACCTGACAGTTTTAATTGAACCAACTGGCCATCTCATGTCTACTGGCCCTCCAAACAAGGATTGGATTTTGGATTtcaacatgttttattttttgtcagAGCTTTGTAGAAGTATGTATATCATTAATTGAATATGTCAGTGTCAAATAGTACTAAAAACTATTTTAACAAAAAATGGTCTTGCACAAAAACTCAAACTGAAATGGGATATTTACCACCAATATGATACATTATATGATATGatacattataatatatatatattaacaccTTTACTTTAAAAGGGCTGGCAGCTAATAAGAAAGTTTACTAGGTTAAGTACAACACCCTTATATGGTCACTCATATTAAACTTACACTGCTAAACTCTCTCTGCAGTCCGTAGGAGCCGCAGCCATGTGTTCCACAAGCATCAGGACTCTGGACTTCCTCccatttcctgtgtcctgtggacTTTTGGCTGATCAAGAGCACTGTGCCCTATTACCCTATGGATGTCCTTGGTGGCTCCTAAAGACTAGAGAAAATGTTTACCAGGCTAAGTATAATAAGGGTGACCCAATTAGAGTCCTGttcttaccctggtaaactttcttatTAGTTGCCAACCACTTTAAGCTCTAGTATCCAGACATGGATGTATGTTCATGTGTCATCATGTATATAACATTAATATGTTTACATTTCATAGGTCTGCTGTGAATTGGAAGAGTGCCAGAATCCTTTTCTTGATCTTGAACCATCCGATTATGGATGTGACCGTTTCTTTGTTTATCAGCAAGAAAGTCCTTTGGTAACCTGTGAGCAAGTGGCTGCAATAATCAAAGGATCCATTAACAGAAGACGTATTGGTATGGTTCCCAACAGCCGGACTTCCTCAACAGAAGCTGTTGCTGGTAGTGCACCTCTTTCTCAGGGATCTTCTGGTATAATGGAGTTATATGGCTCTGATGTAGACCCACAACAAAATCCATCTAACTTCTCAGATAATCAACAAGATATTAATGGATCAGTGCAGGCCCAAGTAGATGCCAATGTTGATCTTGTAAGCCCAGATAGTGGTCTTGCAACAATAAGAAGTAGTAGGTCTTCTAAAGAGAGTTCTGTTTTTCTTAGTGATGACAGTCCAGTAGCAGAAGTATCTGGCTCTCATCACAGTTTTGTTCCTGGAATTGATTCTTATAGCCCTATACCAGAATGTGTAATCATTGAAGAAGAAACACCCTCCTCTAGGAATAATAGTGATAATCTTGACATTTTTGGCTTTGATTTGGCCCCTAATATGCGCTCTGAATCTTCATCACATTCTGCAGACTACTCTATGGCTgatgactttttttttcagaGTGATTCCTCAGAGGGACAGAAAGCTACAGCTCAAAAAGAACAAGCTCACTTTTACAGAGATCAAGTAGCTAACTGTTCCCAAAAGTTGCTGAATTCCAAATCTGGAAAGGCTACATTATTAGAAGTACAAGATATTAGTTTAGTAGAGTTTGATGATAACTTCATGCATAGTCCTGAAAACCATGAGGATCTATGTGAAAAACACCCCAGCGTAAGTGATCTTGTTGAAATCAGCCCTCCTTTATCTTCTGATATTCCTGGACTCGCAGATGTTAAAATTCCTCCAACACCTATGAACAGTCTTGTAGAAAGTTCTCCACTAGATAATGGACCTCCAACTTTTTTTCCGGAAGATGTAATAGAGAAAATTAATGAAATAGGCGCTGCTGAAAAACCTCAGGTTAAATACTCCAACTGGTGGAATGGAGGTGACCCAAACTTAACACAAGAAGCCTTGCTATATGCCGACATGTGGAGTTCGAGTGAACAGGAACCTGTGTTCAATAGTCCTGATTCATGGAAAGGCCAGAAGCAAAAAGACAATCATGAAGCTGGAAACATGGCTGGATCATTTCATAAGAAAGTATTAAAATGTCATAACAGGGACAACCATGAAAATAACACACAgcaggaaagcagaacattttcagATTTATGGAAATCAAACCAACCCATTGAAGCAACATCTGATCCATGGGGTGGCTCCCAGGAAAGCTTTGAACAATCTGTCAATCATCCATTTGATACATGGGATTCTTCACATAGGGCTAATCATAACAGAAACTTTTCCAAAGAAAATGAAGTGGCTGAAGTAGCAAGTGACCTTTCGTCAGAATGTACTTCTGATCTGAATGATGGAGGTAACAACCCAAACCAAGAAGTATCTCTGAATGGACAAATACGATACTTTAATCCTAATGAAGAAGTTTCAAATGATTTAAGGCAGATACAGAGAAATCTGTGTGTGTGGGATTTTTCTCAAAGTAATAAAGAGTCAAATATTGATGGCCAAATTGATTGGGAAGACCCGTTTTTGTCTTATAGATGTCTGGACTTCACAAACCCGAGTGCAAGCAAAGATTGTATTGTCTCTCCGCCAGATACAAATTATTCAACCTCAGATTCAGTATCTTCTCCTTTGTATGAAGATGATATAAAAGAACCTGAGAAGGCATGGGAAGAGCCAAATACTGAGCTAGTTCATGATCAGCCAGTGGTTTCTAATAATGAAGAGATGGCATTGAATGAGTTGTCTGCCGAGACTATAAATCCAAAAGTAAAATCAAGACCATCTGACCAAATAGATGGAGAAAACGTCATGATAGAAAAAAGTGACCATTTAAATAACCTGGCACCTTCTTCATGGCAAGACTTTAACCTTGAATCCATAGATGGGGAGAATTTGATAAAAAGCAGTGATGAAAACGTAGCCAAAACATGTACTGATTATACACTTCAGTTCCCCTTTACAAACAACGACTTGAGTCATTTTTTACATTGTGATCCTCAAATATCTTCTCCAAATAAATTACCAGATGAAGTTCTCCTTAAGAATCATGAGTCATATGCAAAAGCCAATTCAGATATCAGTTTGAATGATCTGGATGATCAAGCATTTACACTGCCAAATATTAAACCTCTTTCTCCTGATATACTGAATAAGGTGGTAAATGTTTTCAATGAACACAGGTTTGAAGATGATAGTAAACCACATGATGATTATGTGACTTCATACAATGAGGGAGATGGAATAAACACTTGGGAAACAGATTTGCAGTATGACACTGAATCCTCCTCTTTAAACACTCCTGATGACTTAGACAATTTACAAAATGTCAATTTGTTAAATAAATCCCCAGTTTTAGATTTAAGGGAAGGAAGTAATGAGTATGATAAAAATGTAAACTGTATTATCCACTTGTCCCCAGTCAATGACACCCAGTTCCAGGCCAACAATAAAGACAGCAAGCATTTCTCACAGAGTACTGAGACTTTGAGTCCAGAGGCAAAAAACATATATCAAACTATGCATGAGAAAGGTTTGTGTACTAAACAGCAATCCCCTAACAGGGCTATTGAAATAACGGAAAATGTATTATATGGTGACATCCATTCTAAACCTAAAATATACCCTACAAAAGTAGATGTAGATGGAGCTATTGTGCAAGGAAATGTTCTACAAGATCTTAAAATGGAACCTTGTCATCATATAAGTGACTCTTCGAATTCCAGTTCACCAAGCCCAGAATTAGGTGATAGGTTGGCTACGTTACATGATAGCATTTGTCATCCAAATAAGACAAAACATTCCTATGTGTCAAAGAATAATACTTATCAAGAGGATTCTGGAAACTCATCATCCAGTATTATCAGTAAAGTGCCTATGAATCTGGATATTTGGAACACACAAATCTGCGAGGATTCTGAATCCTCCTCAAGCCCTGAGTCAAATGATGTTCTAGATCAGTCTTATCCTAAGGATAGGaatgttaaaaaatgtaaccAGAAGAAGGTACTCGATTTAGACACAACATCCACATTCTTTAATGATACTGAATCCAGTTCAACTACTCCTGGCACAGAAGAAGAAAGTTTAGAGGAGCAACTTGATTGTTTTAAGCATTCCACAGTGGAGTCTAATAAAACAGAAGACAAGGCAGAATGTCTTAATAATCTATTAGATGAACAAGATCCATTCACAATGATTCCAGGCAATCTATGTTACCCTACATTGAACAACTTACAACCAGATGATAAACGGTGTGAGGAAGATAACCAACTTGTATATCCAACAGAAACTGGAGACCAAAATGAAGATTCAAATCCTCAGTTGTACATATTAGATTGCTTTAAACCAGAACATGAGACACCTTCACAAATATACTTCCAGTCAAACATTGACACATTCTTACATAGTGACTCACATCAGTTCACTAGTCCAAATGATGATATTGAAACTTCAAGTAATGTAAATTTATTGTCATGCGAAGTTGAAATTCAAGCTAATAGTGTTGAGAACAAAGCTGACAATGTAGACATTTCCAGCCATAGcaataatggttacctggaaagCATATGCATTCTAGATGCTGAAAGAAATCCATCAGAGATTATGGATGCTATTGAACAATCCAAGCTAGTCCATGAGGATGATTTGTCCCCTGATGACATGTATAAAAACAATGACATGGAAGGAAGCTTTGAATACTGTGAAGAATTATCCACAGAAGGATCTAATCAAACTGACTATGTCCCAGACATTCTAGATGACTACACTCAACAGTCCTCTCCATTCCTTTGTGTCGAACCAGACCTATGGAATATGGCTGAGAATACTTACACTAAAATATCACTGAGTGGCAGTCCTGATGTACTATATAGCTGTGAAAACAGTTCTCAGGCTTCCGGTAGCCCAGACCTGTGCCCAGAATATGAATACAGTCAGGCATGCAGGCAGCATTTGAGCATGCTGGGGAGCAATATTCCTAGGATAAGAGCTCTGTCTGAAAGTACAAAAGACAGACAAGTTATTACTTATGAAGAAGAAACAAAGATATCACATTCACTCCCTTCACTTGCATGTGACAGCAATACATTGCAGTCATCCGACACAATAGAGCAAACAGATCCAGCAGTCAGCCTGACAGAGTTAGGGGACATTGACTGTGAATATGATAGCGATGATTCTGAGGAGTCAGCTCTATCTTATAATGGTGACATGATCTACAGCAACCATGAAGAGAAAAGCATATCGCCTATGGAACATGAATATTCTATAAAGTCAGATACCTCTAACATAACTATCCAAGAATGCTCAGCTTCCATGACAGACAGTGATCATAAGCAAAGACCAGAGGAAGATATTTTAGAGACAAATGCTTATTCTTCTACAGAGGAAGCGCTGGAAGAATCTGTGCTAAGAATAACTTCAGCTGAGAGTGGAACACGTTTCACAGAAGGAGGGTGGCATAAACAAAACTTTCCAGCAGATGGCAGCACTGGTCCATCACAATGTTCTAATGGTaagaattttaatattttgtaatatattGTTTTACTTTTGCTGTAAAACGGAAACTACAATTTTGTTCTACTTTATTTAAGCAAAAATCATCGCTAGCTTATTACACGGCCTCTTGCTTTCATCCATGACTGTTCAGTATACACCTGCTGTTTTGCAGTAATAAAGACATAATAACAGGGCTAGTAATACCATCTGTAATCCTCATCAGTAGTACTCAGTCTAAGAATTTATTAAATAAGGAGTACTAAAATGCTTCACCTTTCTTACATAATAACCAAAACTGACCAAACtctaatatacattttatttttcatcctAGAATCCAGTGCTCTTCCAGACCAAGTGTTAAAACGTGACCATAGAGTAGAGTTGGAAGCAGAAGACAGCAACATTGTGGATGATACAAAACCTGTGAATCTGACCATGGATGAGAGCTGCAATTTGGAGATTAGCCCTCATGGGGTGGTAGCTTCTGTGAAAAGCGAAATAAACATTTTTCCATTGAGAGACACTAGGGTTGAGACTCAACAAACAATGTCTGGTACAGCTTATTCAATGGACTCTCCAGATACATTTCAGTCAATCTCCATGACAAATGGTAGTGAAAAACAAATGAACCTCGTATCCGGATTCCACTCCATTCAATTAGAAGAGAAAACGTCTTCTATCCTACCTCAAAGGAGGGAGAGTAAAAAGAAATCAGATGAAATCTCTGAACATGAGCACAGCTGGAGCATAATACTGAGCCAGACTGAGGCCTCGGATACCTCCCCTGAAGACATTTTTAGTAGAGCAGATACTGCAGATTGTGATAACTTGGCAGAGAGTCTCTATGAAGAATCTGATAGACAGGGGGGTTACTGGGCATCATTTAGGGATAAGGATTATATAGACCTTGAGGAAAGCTTTGAACTGTGTAAACTAGACAAGCATGGCACCAGAGCACAAACCGAAATAGATCATCTCTTAAAGTCACAAGAAGCAGGGCTGACGTTAAAGATTCCTCCTCAAGGTGGCACACTTTCAGAGGAGCTGTCAAATGGCAATTCTTCCATTGATCAAAGGTAGGATATTTACACTTTTCTTTTATGCTGTGTGAAATATGATACAggtattaaaacacattaaacaatTCAGAAATAATGAGAACTTTATAATATTTAGAATCACGTTTGTTATTTGCATTATAATACCATATTTAAATGATTTACATAATCCATGGTTTGTTCGCCAATGACCTTTTAGGCAAAATACATATAGCAtgggcttaaagggcatctatgtGGTTTTCTAGACATGTTTTATACACAGGCAGCAGAGTAAATGACCATCCCCTATTGTGAATGGTGGATCCCATGATAGAGGTGTTACCTGCCATTGTGATGCTGCTTTTGATGATGATGTAATAACTGCTAAAAAATGAACAGAAAAGTGTGATATATACAGAACTTTAGGGGACCTGTTTAATTCAATTttccaaaatgtttaaaaaatgaatTGCATAAAATAGGCCATTTTGattatacactcagcggccactttattaggtacacctgtccaactgctcgttaacacttaatttctaatcagccaatcacatggcggcaactcagtgcatttaggcatgtagacatggtcaagacaatctcctgcagttcaaaccgagcatcagtatggggaagaaaggtgatttgagtgcctttgaacgtggcatggttgttggtgccagaagggctggtgtgagtatttcagaaactgctgatctactgcgattttcacgcacaaccatctctagggtttacagagaatggtccaaaaaagaaaaaacatccagtgagcggcagttctgtgggctgaaatgccttgttgatgccagaggtcagaggagaatgggcagactggttcgagctgatagaaaggcaacagtgactcaaatcgccacccgttacaaccaaggtaggcagaagagcatctctgaatgcacagtacgtcgtactttgaggcagatgggctacagcagcagaagaccacaccaggtgccactcctttcagctaagaacaggaaactgaggctacaatttgcacaagctcatcgaaattggacagtagaagattggaaaaacgttgcctggtctaatgagtctcgatttctgctgcgacattcggatggtagggtcagaatttggcgtcaacaacatgaaagcatggatccatcctgcctcgtatcaacggttcaggctggtggtggtggtgtcatggtgtggggaatgttttcttgccactctttaggccccttggtaccaattgagcatcgttgcaacgccacagcctacctgagtattgttgctgaccatgtccatccctttatgaccacaatgtacccaacatctgatggctactttcagcaggataatgcgccatgtcataaagctggaatcatctcagactggtttcttgaacatgagttcactgtactcaaatggcctccacagtcaccagatctcaatccaataataataatctttgggatgtggtggaacgggagattcgcatcatggatgtgtagccgacaaatctgcggcaactgtgtgatgccatcatgtcactatggaccaaaatctctgaggaatgcttccagcaccttgttgaatctatgccacgaagaattgggccagttctgaaggcaaaagggggtccaacccgttactagcatggtgtacctaataaagtggccggtgagtgtatattcattaatttttttcagcaaaaaatgttttaaaaaaatggggCCAGCAAGATAATTACCTTATATATTTGTgtttaagccaagtttttcagcacaaataaagGGCTAACTAAATGATATTCCTTTATATGAACTGGAgtgtgagccaccacctgaccagggtttaacaaaacccctggacaagaAAGGGCAAGCcctcttaggccccatgcacttTTACAGAGCAGAGAGTCTGTCTTAGCTCTCAGCTCTTATAccccagctcctgacagaggagcagTTCTTAGGCCTGAGCTCTCACCATAGGAGAAGCTCTCGGAATCTAGCTCCTGACACAGGAGCAGTTTGTACCACCAGCTCTCCCTAGAGAGCACAGatctgtcagtgaccagagagacagtttgtagcacaccttcagtgctacacatagaactaccacccaggacaaagcagcagcacatcccagcctgcatattctaccaggctggtgaaccaactcctgaggatcactctccatgaccactccagtaatccggtaTCAACCTGTAATCTGTAACAAgatcgtttggcccgttgcctgcagttgttctaataaagaaccttgggttattttgcacaatgttgcctccgtctgatccctggatacgactgTATCACCACCACGGCCtctccatccattacccagggacatatattacagacataaagggggttgccccatggagaacCAGTACtttagcctctccctccatatttcttgcacacaccacctgctgtaggcctgccaggctgtaggacagccctccggcccccataccaagcaccgtgacatcagtatccctaggctgcaaccgccagccactccggtattctgggcccccgcTGCTTCCAGGCCCCAGGGACAGGATAGGCCCCAGTGGGAGATGTTGCAGATAGCTATGCAAAAACTAGTGTCTTCTAAGCCATGTATTCATTATGTAAAACTAACAAAACCACATCTTGCACAATGctgtagaagtgaatggagttTAACGTCATAAGTTGCATAACATCATGAGATAAATATAGTAACAACACGGTTCAAGTGCATTCAACTCTTGTATGTGTCAAACAGTAGTACTAACTAAACAATACATTCTTTTGGAAGAAGTAATTCATGTTATCTGTGAGGTAAACATTGATTTATAGGTTACATATAGGATTGGCACTTCCTCGGTCATCTTTTTtgcaaataataatacattttaattaatATATTCTTTTTCATATTGACAGTTCAGACTGTGCTGTAACTTTGTGACCGCGGCTCTGGTAACCTTCAAATGTTGGGCAGAGACGTAAATTCCTTGGGCCACAATGTAAAATCTGTAATAGGGCCCTACCAATCACGTACCATTATTTTATGGTATCTTCCTATGTGGCAGAGAATCATTTGGATCCAATGGGATTCCAGGATCTAGTAGTAGCTGTTACCTCAGTGAGAAGCTTGGTGCAAAAAGATAGATTTCTGCACTGTTCTCTCAAGTTTTAGATCACCTTGTAAACATCTTTTTTTCCAAGATGAATAATTCCAAGCTTCATAGTTTATCACTGCACTCTGATCGCCCTATTCTCTAATTGTCTTCCTTGCAACAACTCTAATTAACACCCTTTTTATACAATGTATTGTACACATTATATCATTTGTGTTCTCACTGAAGATTTGAATAAGTGCAAAACTCTGTTTATTATGAGCATATACGCAATGGCAGATCCTAAACAGTCTGTTTTAAGTATCTGCCCGGGACCCCATGCCCCTGGGGTGCCCAAGAGCGTCCTAACTGATCAGCGAGAATCTACACTTCAGTGTCAGGTAGATGGATGTTCACAGACGGCTTTGGAGCAGGAGAAAGAAGATAGAACTTACAGAAGCTGCTCTAGGCTCTGATCTTCTCCACTCCATTTTCCGCTATAGTTTTGCCCATATTTTTACCATTtagtagataataataataataaagtttcaTGTGACTCACAGGAAACGGGACTCCAGAAATCAGCAGGACATGGGACACTTCAGGAAGTTCCCGCAGCTTCCGTGAAACTTTACATGGATaaatataatatgggtgaccctatcaggGTCTTATACTTAACCAGTTAAGGTTTTCAATAAGTTGCCTACCCCTTGCTAAACCGCTTGCCACTACATCATCTTTTAAAGTCCTTATTAGCCCCATAGTTTGTATAAGGATGTAAAAAGGCAGTGCAGTATTCTCATACAAGCTTCCTACAAACTGCTAGGACTATGCCAGTAGTGGGCACAGAGCCGCATGGGAGTTGGCTGCCGGTGGTTTACTCTTTAAATGTTAATCTTTAGATGTGACCACAGCATCTAAAAGAGCTTTCCTTCACAAGTAAGTCTTATACTTACATCAACTGGCACCCAACAATCGCAATACATATTCTCTGAAAGACAACCTGCGTCTGTCCTCTGCATATGACTGGTTGTCTGGTAGAAACAGCAGAGCAGTCTAAATGGCAGCCTATACAAAATGCATAAGTTAAAAACAaagcataaaaataaatttaaaaatgggtaaaatgtcccaaaagtccatttacatataaacatataaaaaagagaaaatgagTAATAATaggggtaacttagcatcaaaggtagaagcttctggaccttacaggcgaattttgtggtgctgagcgccaaaacaataacgtaggagcttgtagcaatcTAAAAGaaacggctttattcagctttaaaactattacaagaacaaaaataacaaacagcttagcctctacttagggcacaacctcacttcttgaaccctagataccttctaggttcaaggaacactgctggggttcctcctcagcactctggctctcagtgagctcaaccaaacaatgtccttactggattccagtcctcttgggacagaccacctgtctgtctccaactggtcccaagtcctcctgctgactgcaagacacacagcactggcttgctgtgagctctccctctggagttggccagggatgggagGGGTCAAGGTCattttcaaccctggttgtgggtcACTCTCCAGCAccccctaggttcacactcttacaaattataataatatctatttatatagcaccatattCCGTAGGGATTTCCattctcacaagagcttacagtctatgaggatgaagggagtgatacaagaagtataagagcttgtataatggcccagctattctttattcatgaacggaatggaaaaaataaaaatgctgctgcttgaaccagtcatcagacaccatcttatatacagggtccattcaatgggactgcagagaagcctgtagcttggtatctggtgtttccTGGATTACagataggaggaggacagaggatgggttagtaaaaagCGAGTTGGAGTTTCATGCGGATAGGCtttcctaaagagatgggtttcaaGAGCATGTATGAAACTTTTGAGGTTGAGTATTTGCAttaggcattccagagaattagtgCAGCTCGGGAGAGGTCCTTGTGCCTAGAGTGGGAGATTCAAATTtaagaagagaataatctaagacagtgatgggcaaccttttgagcttggtgtgtcaaaattcgccaaaaaaccgagcataactcgggtgatgtgtcaccttgacaaaaaaacataattttgtgatatttatagtttaaataacaaatatgtatactacttaacttctagggtactttaaccgtaggttgtctgattgatcctaccatatactgccatgctacagtatggcagtatatggggattttcccaatcatctattactatgtgcaaatcccacattgtaatagatcggttacaatcaaaccggtgtggaaatgcttagtaacctgtgaactttcagtcatgaaagttcacaggttatagtgagggcgcaggtgccgctgtctgcatctccctcatgccctcttggcatggagaaggtgtgaggagcaaaataatcgcaatgtctggcgatttgcaaggctttgcgattatttcagggcttgtacatcacaaaactgacacacaagccctgatgactgtcttctatcatacagtgcactgaccttatttactatatgatgagagtggttgtcctcccttgcccctgctgtggagatggtcagtgtagaggtggcagaggtacagtgaccttactcactgtatgatgggagtggttatcctccctggtccctgctctggagctggtcagtgtagaggtggcagctgctgcgacatcacacaaggcagcagcgatgtgacctctgactgtgctgccatcttccccccaccacaactatcaggagctgcagaggagcctcctgggtgtatggccgggtcacctctcctgctgtgccccatgctgatacctgtgctgactggagacactaggcacagctaggggagcaggaggaggggggagtgctggaagctcagtgcaatctctcagcctcccggctactgcacctggtcatgtaggatgaaacttaactctcaggcagccgtgtgtcagtgaaaatggctacgcgtgtcagcactgacacgcgtgtcataggttagccatcactgatctaagatCTCTAGCAGATCCAAAAGCATGTGTTCGACGACAGACAAGAGAGGAGAGATtgaaggtgcagcactgtgcagatctTTGCGAATGAAGGTGTTTAATTCAACCCTTTCCCTACCAAAATTACATCACAAAGAATTATATAaaaccccaacaaaccatatattttctggaaGCACTTGGCCCattttaaaattgcattaaaaagtttaaaataaattgCTTCACACCTCCTTCATGTAATAGaagaacatgtgtag
The DNA window shown above is from Engystomops pustulosus chromosome 1, aEngPut4.maternal, whole genome shotgun sequence and carries:
- the PRUNE2 gene encoding protein prune homolog 2 isoform X4; its protein translation is MRPRAAAGGWRQCAGSSSLPALRGVTFQHLGEGPCALPPAAAAPGECGRGAATLLIGGALTVRASPAATRRATPGIILPLTMEEFLQRTKSRLDRGKHLQKVHTVIGNKSCDLDSIIATLAYAYYLDKITSQSVLCLPVLNVTRIEFDFYSETRFILEELDIPESCLIFKDEINLQGLNDEDRLSVTLVNFSAFTSEEESLAAAVVKVINPEKQCNGDRELHDSSSVLVAKEILEEAPELLTPQLAHLLRGTIVFSCLSADQEMVPGHHEEIVCILEERFPELPPRQDIVSSLLETKFHTQGPSVEDILLKEFKELSNGDIKVAITTMHMSLEDLMSYRNIIGDLKIFLDKYEFDILILLASYSSGDQATRQQIAVYSENPELCNQVCCELEECQNPFLDLEPSDYGCDRFFVYQQESPLVTCEQVAAIIKGSINRRRIGMVPNSRTSSTEAVAGSAPLSQGSSGIMELYGSDVDPQQNPSNFSDNQQDINGSVQAQVDANVDLVSPDSGLATIRSSRSSKESSVFLSDDSPVAEVSGSHHSFVPGIDSYSPIPECVIIEEETPSSRNNSDNLDIFGFDLAPNMRSESSSHSADYSMADDFFFQSDSSEGQKATAQKEQAHFYRDQVANCSQKLLNSKSGKATLLEVQDISLVEFDDNFMHSPENHEDLCEKHPSVSDLVEISPPLSSDIPGLADVKIPPTPMNSLVESSPLDNGPPTFFPEDVIEKINEIGAAEKPQVKYSNWWNGGDPNLTQEALLYADMWSSSEQEPVFNSPDSWKGQKQKDNHEAGNMAGSFHKKVLKCHNRDNHENNTQQESRTFSDLWKSNQPIEATSDPWGGSQESFEQSVNHPFDTWDSSHRANHNRNFSKENEVAEVASDLSSECTSDLNDGGNNPNQEVSLNGQIRYFNPNEEVSNDLRQIQRNLCVWDFSQSNKESNIDGQIDWEDPFLSYRCLDFTNPSASKDCIVSPPDTNYSTSDSVSSPLYEDDIKEPEKAWEEPNTELVHDQPVVSNNEEMALNELSAETINPKVKSRPSDQIDGENVMIEKSDHLNNLAPSSWQDFNLESIDGENLIKSSDENVAKTCTDYTLQFPFTNNDLSHFLHCDPQISSPNKLPDEVLLKNHESYAKANSDISLNDLDDQAFTLPNIKPLSPDILNKVVNVFNEHRFEDDSKPHDDYVTSYNEGDGINTWETDLQYDTESSSLNTPDDLDNLQNVNLLNKSPVLDLREGSNEYDKNVNCIIHLSPVNDTQFQANNKDSKHFSQSTETLSPEAKNIYQTMHEKGLCTKQQSPNRAIEITENVLYGDIHSKPKIYPTKVDVDGAIVQGNVLQDLKMEPCHHISDSSNSSSPSPELGDRLATLHDSICHPNKTKHSYVSKNNTYQEDSGNSSSSIISKVPMNLDIWNTQICEDSESSSSPESNDVLDQSYPKDRNVKKCNQKKVLDLDTTSTFFNDTESSSTTPGTEEESLEEQLDCFKHSTVESNKTEDKAECLNNLLDEQDPFTMIPGNLCYPTLNNLQPDDKRCEEDNQLVYPTETGDQNEDSNPQLYILDCFKPEHETPSQIYFQSNIDTFLHSDSHQFTSPNDDIETSSNVNLLSCEVEIQANSVENKADNVDISSHSNNGYLESICILDAERNPSEIMDAIEQSKLVHEDDLSPDDMYKNNDMEGSFEYCEELSTEGSNQTDYVPDILDDYTQQSSPFLCVEPDLWNMAENTYTKISLSGSPDVLYSCENSSQASGSPDLCPEYEYSQACRQHLSMLGSNIPRIRALSESTKDRQVITYEEETKISHSLPSLACDSNTLQSSDTIEQTDPAVSLTELGDIDCEYDSDDSEESALSYNGDMIYSNHEEKSISPMEHEYSIKSDTSNITIQECSASMTDSDHKQRPEEDILETNAYSSTEEALEESVLRITSAESGTRFTEGGWHKQNFPADGSTGPSQCSNESSALPDQVLKRDHRVELEAEDSNIVDDTKPVNLTMDESCNLEISPHGVVASVKSEINIFPLRDTRVETQQTMSGTAYSMDSPDTFQSISMTNGSEKQMNLVSGFHSIQLEEKTSSILPQRRESKKKSDEISEHEHSWSIILSQTEASDTSPEDIFSRADTADCDNLAESLYEESDRQGGYWASFRDKDYIDLEESFELCKLDKHGTRAQTEIDHLLKSQEAGLTLKIPPQGGTLSEELSNGNSSIDQRPIVLDDVGMDIPYDAAEIRPEPPNSLDLNGSHARKIKLTAPNINLSLDHSEGSVLSDDNLDTPDELEINVDDLDTPDEADSFDYTGNDDRPALGHSLQRDSESIHEYTAEEEREDNKLWRTVIIGDQEQRIDMKVIEPYKKVISHGGYYGEGVNAIIVFAACFLPDSSRADYNYVMENLFLYVISTLELMVAEDYMIVYLNGATPRRKMPGLGWMKKCYQMIDRRLRKNLKSFIIVHPSWFIRTILAVTRPFISSKFSSKIKYVSSLAELRELIPMEYVQIPESIVKYEESRCFPRNVRLDEELKETEAAKFEKKSEDNV